CGGTCCATCCCATCAGCCTGGAAATGTGTAACTGTGAACGCTGTAGCTCAACAAGGTAACTGTGCTGTGGTGCAAGAATGGATTGTCTGACTTGATTATGTGcaagtattttctctttatgtAGGAAGATTTAAAAGTCAATTAGTCCTAAAAACAATAAGAGAGAAAGTACCTTCTGTTGTGGCTTTGAGCCCTCCAGCTGGCCAAAGGGAATCAAAGGAAATAAAGGCAAAACTCGTGGGCGAAAACAAGGACAGGGAGGGATCGTTCACCAATTACCATCAGGGgcaacttggggaaaaaaatcaatctaaTTTGTTGCAAATCAAACTAAAGCAAGACtcagagaaaaccaaaacccaaaaaataaCACCTTGTTCCCCCTTCTTCCCAGGTTTAACTTTTACTGCTGATTTTCTTTACCTCCTACCCACAAGCGGTGCAGGGGATCAGGGAGTGGAGGTTTCGTTCAGTTCACCACACGCTGTCGCTGCTGCTCCTTCTAACCCTGCTCCAGCTTGGAGTCCCTCCCACAGGAGACTTCTCCAAAGTGAATCCTTCCTGCAGGCTGCAGGTTTCCACGGGGCCGTGGTTTCTTCTGAGTGCCTCCAGCTTCAGGTCCttcatgggctgcaggtggacaTCCCCAGGACACCTCATGAGCTCGGTGTTCTTTGCAGTGCTATTTTTCTTGCATCTGATATCTGCACAGTTGTTTCTTTTACATCTGGTGCCTGCAGGGCCCTTTTTCCCACATCTCACTTCTCTCTCTCCACTGCTGCATCCAGACAGACCAGCACAACCCATGAGCCCTAGCAGCAAGGCCAGGAGGAGGATCACACCTCCCCCCATCTCTCCATTGCTGCCACCTGActgtttttccccctctttttaaatacattatcaCAGCAGCATTACCACTATCACTGATGGGCTTGGCCTTAGCTGGAGGCAGGCTCAGAGCCAGCCAGCCTGGGCTTCTAGCAGCCTGCAGCAGAAGCTGCCCCTGTAGCACCCCTTGCTACAAAACCCCTTCCATGCAAACCAAACACACTTTCCAAGGGATAAACATTGTGGGGATTTATAAGTGAATTATAAAACCCCACCCCCTTTGGGGCTACAAATCTATTGTTAATCCTACAAACCGTACAAATCTCCACTAACTGCATAAATAGCTAACAAAGATCatgtaaattctttttttaattcattaatcCAATTTGGGATTTGATCTTGTTTTGTCTTTGGATCAGATGACCCCCAGAGGTCCCTTCTAGCTAAAATTATTGTGTGATTCTAAAAAGCTGTTCTGAATGTGAAATATGAAATGTGGTCATTGGAAACACCATTCACAtgtgtttgtttggttgattttttttcagttgcagaTTATAATATGGTTACAATCGCAGGTGCTGTATGTTTTTCACTGGTGTTAGCTGGTGCCCTGAAGTGTCTGCATGCAGGAGGTTATATTCTTCAAAACAAATCACTTCCACGTACCCTGGTACGTAATAATTCTCATATTTAACCTTTCTGTTTGGGAGGAGAAAGTTTACCATCTCAAATTTCTAATCCCGTGCATTAGATACAAGTTATGTAAATGCATATAATGTTTCAATTTTCAGTTTACCCATGTCAGCAATAGTCTGTAGGCTGCCAATTCTTGCCTGTTCTGCAGAACATGTATTTGGTCTTTCgaaaaagcatttcttgctACTTCTGTGGTAGGTTACTAGCAGAGAGATGTGATCATTCCATCCTACTCAGCATTTGTTGGGCCACAGCTAGATTGCATCCAATTCTGGTCCCCACCATGCAAAACAGATGCAGATAGGCTGGACCAGCCACAAAGATGAGCAATGGGCTGGAAAACTTGCCCTGTGAGGAAAGACTGAAGGAGTTAGGTCTTTtctccctggagaagaggaggctcagggggtACCTCATTACAGTGTTCCGGTACTTAAAGAGCAGTCACAAACAGGACAGAAGCTCTCAAGGCAAAGGGCAATGGGTATGCTTGatataagaaataaatcttttacAGTGATAGCAATCAATGACTGGAACAACCTCCCGAAGGATGTGGTAGAgcccccatcactggaggttttCAGTATGTGGTTGGACAGGGTGCAAGGTCATCTCACCTAGGCTCCCTCTCCCACAAAAGACTGGACCAGATGGTCTTTGGAGGTCAATTCTGACCCAggctgttctatgattctttgaagtTAGGGACAGGCAGTATTGAAGTAACTTTAAATGAACTCTTCATGGTACCTAGAAGGAGGCTGGGTCCTACAGCAGGGCACCAAGCGTAGAACAATTAACCCCTTGAcctttgaaaattactttatatGTACATCGTTCCTGCAGCAGATAAGTTTCTTTTACTATCTAAGCCAAAGCAATAACTCAAAAACTAACTCCTGGATCATATTGTCATCATCTACCTGAATACTGAAAtaggatgaaaataaaaaaaacagaggaaaataaaaaaaacaatataGCTCCGGAAGAAAATTTACTTGAGGTGGGGACAGGACATGTACACAAGGCAAACAGTATCTGCATCACTTTCCACATGCAAGGGTATTCTCAGTAGTCACGAACAGTGATTGGCAGAAAAGTCCATGATTAAGGAAAAGTACttaaggaagagagaaaggtaATGGTAATATATCATGCATATTGTTCCACTGCTTTGAATAAAACAATCTACCTTTGGCTTTTTCTGTAATCAAGTGTTAGCGCTTGAGGAAGCCAGTCCTGAGTCagttgattttttattttaatagaagaGACTGAACTGCCACTAAATTTCAAGCAATAATAACAGGATTCCTAGGACTTTTATCcatctttccttgcttttttgttttaatagtcTCTGACCTCTTTTACATTTAATTCTGTGGGGTGTTTCAGCATAAAAGTTTCCATTTTCTGCAAACATATCCAGAGCATATTGGTGTCAATGTTTTCCAAgacttttttcctcatgtttctgTCCTTTGTTATGTCTTTACCTTCGTGGCCCTAAGATTGCTGAACATGACTCTGCAGAGTAGTGTCTTAGGTTAATTTTTCTTATTGTCAACATTTTCCCCTAATGCTTTGAATATTCAGTAATCCtcagaaatgcagaataaaactGATAAAATGGGACTTAGGATGATATATAGTTCATTACTTCAAATGATACATTTCTAAAGGACAATAAAATTGATCAGACACGTAAGGCTTCTCTTTTGCATGGTAACTGCGAGAGCTAATAAAGAGTTGCAAGATGCCTAGAGTCTAAGATGTATTTCTAAAATGAGCTTTTAGTCACGGAAAAATgtctcaaaaaaaattaaaacagaccTGACAGTGCTTGGCACTACTGTAATTTCTTTACAGCTGACAGTGCTGTGTGTCTTGATTTGTAGTGAAGGCTGTTGTATCTACAGGAAATGAGAAGAGGGGACAATCCTAGGTGCTCTGGACTCTGCAGAAAGAGCCAAAAAATGTGGCACAGAAAGAATCATTTGTTTGACAGACTTGTGATTGCGGGtaccttttttatatttttctgcacATATGTGTGgatttgattgtttttttttaaattcactttgCTCTTTCAGGTATTCCCCAGGTCTTTATCCTTTTCATGTTGGACGCTCGAATCTGAAGACATAGACTCTGTAGAGATCTTGtacaaagaagttaaaaaaaaggcaaatgaatCCAGCGTTGGTGTCAGTGATGAGGATGACAGCAGTGACGGTGACAGTGATGCCATAAGTAATCATGGCTATACAAGGCGTGACATCGTAAGCAAAGTACCACATTCCTCTGACATGCCAGATGTGTTTGTACAGTACTCTACAAATGGTACAAGTGGCGACACCAGCAGCCAGACAAGTGAAAATCCAGAAATTGACCCGGGAGATTCTGAAGAGCATGAGATGGACATtgaagaagacaaagacatgAGTAGTGAGTTATTTAACCCTTTATCTGAGGTAAATGATAACTATTCTAGTCGAAGGAACAGTGCCTGCTTTACCATTAACTTAAGAACTGTGCTGTTGAGAACGTCTGAAGAGAATGTGGATAGTTCTACAGCCCTTCTGTTTTCCCAAGAAGATGCAGATGACTGGCAATGTTCTCGTGCTTTTGAATCAAAACCCCTGGATGACATAGGAAGTGTACAGAAACCACGTGGTCAGAACGGCTCTCATGAATGGCAAAATTCCTCTCATTCTTCTGATGAAAGTGACTCATCAGATTCAGATATGGACCAAAAAACTGAATACCTAAGAAGATGAATGTGAGGACCACTATTACTTTATAGCATTTGAATCTAAATTTTCCAACTTTATTTCTGGACTCAATGCACAGATCTTGTCTTCTTTTAACATTATTTGAGTATATGCCTGGAGACTGAAATTATGAACCACTCatttttaacaaatatatttctcaTCTCTCTAGGTATGGTTCAGGCTGGATTATCCatagagaaacaaaaatgaTTATTCGGATGCAGCAGAAAGAGTAGTTATTTCATATTGCAGTTTCATAGTGAATTATACCTTCAAGTGAGAAGTTAGCTTGTAGTACAGGGAGTTGCAAGTGGCAGGGCTCTTAACCAGACcacttttttgctttgaaaggaCTCAGCTATTATTCTTCAGCTCTGTTGGGGAATTACTCTGAAACCTGTTTTGCTGGATGGATTGCTGTATTCCAGTCAGTGAACTGATTTATGCAGAGAAAGCTGATCAGGTGAAATCATGGAGGTGTGGAGATAAGAGTACTTGGCTTACGAAAGAGTTACTCTTACTGTGAATCAAGGCACTAAATATAcctttttataatttttgtaatataattttatacaGTTATTGAATACTACTTCTTTTACATCTTTTTATGACATGTAAACATTACTTCAGTGTACAGTTAAACTTTAACCTGTgcttcataaaagaaaatttttcataTCCCTGTTTGAACTTTTACTCTGGCTCCAATGTGCTTTTGACAAGCTGCATGATTTAGCCTGCTAAGAATTTACTCCTTATGGGAAGGCTTTTGGGTTATCATATAGCTgaaaaagcaactttttttctgccttggtACTACTTTTCTGCCCACAAGCAGTTTCTGGCTGCCGTGGCTGGCAGTCATTCTTTGGTCAGGATAGCTGTGAGTAGTTTCTGAGGTGCTGAAAAATacatcctgctgctgcagtgcttttAAGAACTAAGTAAGTGTAAGTGCCTGATGGCTTGGATCTTGACTGGCTAATTCTTTCCAAATTTACGTATCCATAGAGTTATCAGATGAAACATCCACTCCCACTGACCCTGTGACACTGCTGTTTGTACAGTGTAGTTGGTGTGCACCTCTCCACAGCGGCAGAAGCTGGGGGGATCGCTCACAAATAAGTGAAGGCAGTGGGAATGTGACCATCCCAGGGAAGGCCAAACCTACCTCATAGCCTCATAACAGGAGGTGATAAATGGGccagaaataaatgtattaaCCCCCCCACAAAGAACTGGCATTTTCAACAGTAATAGCTTGAGAAAGAACCCTTTTTACACTGTGGATAATAAAAGCgctcccctctttccccacaTTTATGCTGGTTTTGATCATGAATGCTGAATGTGGTTGTAGAAGTAATGCCATTGGCATCTTTGGTGCAGGCCAGATCCTGAAGTCAAGAGATGTTACCTGATGAAAGGTTCATTTATGTTAACCTGCAGCAGGAGGATTGTCGCTCAAGACCAAGTTTAACACTAGTGCATCACCCTGTTCCTGTTTATGCATGATTTTGTTATCACTTTATGCTGACCTCCCATCTTCTGGCTTCCCAGGCTGTGAGCTGATAGCACTCTTGAGAGATGACAATTATCCAAGCAGCCAGGCATCACAATATGCTTTAAGACATAGCACCAATGAGCAGCTTTCCAAGCTGATGGAGAAGGTTCAGGTGCTGGGCATACTGgaaaggagaaggtggaggaggaggaggaggaggaggaagaaggagaagaaaggagggaatGTGTTAAAGCACAGCACCAGCAAGCAGTTTTCCAAGCCTTTGGGGAATGTTCAAGTGCTGTGTatactggaagggggaaggcagatgaggaggaaggagggagtgTGTTTCAAAGCACAGCCCAGATGAACATCTTTCCAAGCATTTAGGGAAGCTTCAGGTGCTGGGTATACTGGGTATACTGGAAAGGGGaaagtggaggaggaagagtgaCATGCGGAATCATGACTATAACTTATGacgttataaagtaggtatgtttatTCAGCGCTGAGACGCACGGGagaattatttctcaaaaaaaagtgCATGCCCTCTGTGGCAACTTGTCTTGGCTTTATACAGCAAAGTGTTACatattcataaaattaaaaaaatgcctatacatattcataacctttccccacttcttattataatgagtttgagaagagtcttcttcctgtttgtgcctgtgcagCGTCTTCTCGGGGATGAAGCCAGTtgtcttaacttcctttaaCTTCAATCTGCGCACATGTTCTCCGGATCCTTGGAATTCTTGTCAGTGTGGTTTTCTGCGCTTATCACAGTTCCAGATAACTTACCTTGCTTATCAGAAATCTTCTAGCAACAGGCCCCCTTCCTACATAAAGGCTTATAGAAAtacgttgctttagctaaacagctgtcatcctgtgtattctttaagtGTGAACAGCTTCTATTCTGCTACTCTTCAAGTGTCAATTGCTTCAGCTAAATTATTGCTATTTTGTTCACCCCTTAAGTTAGTCCCTTCTTTGTGCTTATCTCGAGCTGGCTAATTGCTAAAAACTTAAGGCTAAACAATGGTTTAAGCTAAATGTCATCAATTGTTAGTCCACTTAGCCCCGTatcaggaggaggaaggagggaacaCATTTTAAAGCACAGCACCGCTGAGCAGCTTTCCAAACCTTTGGGGAAGGTTCAGGTGCTGGGTATACTGGAAAGGGGaaggcaaagaaggaagaaggaggaggaaagaggagaaaacagaaagaagaaggaggaaggaggaggaaagaggaggaagtaagagaggaggaaagaagaggaaggaggaggaagtaagagaggaggaaagaggaggaaagaagaggaaggaggaggaagtaagagaggaggaaagaggagcaaagaagaggaaagaggggacaCTTTTTAAAGCACAGCAGCAATGAACAGCTTTCCAACGCTGTGGGGAAGGTTCAGGTACTGGGTATACTGGAAAGTGGAAgtctgaggaggaagaggaggaggaggaaggagggataCGCGTTAAGGCACGTCATCCCCAGCCCGCGGGCGAGGCTTAGGCACTGGGCACACTGGGAAGGGGAAGGCGGGGGAGGAGGGCGGGAGGTGCCATGGCTGCTGCGCTGCGCTGCGCCCTCTGTAGCTGCCTCCTGCTCCGCGGTGAGACCCCGccgtcccctccctccctccccatcctcctcctcggTCCTCCCCGTCTTCATCCTCCCAGTCCACCCCTTCCTGATCCTCCCGACCGGGAGCGGGGCGcgtcctccccatcctcatcctcctggTTCTCCCCTCCTGATCCTCTCGCTGGATCCTACGTGACCAGGAGGGGGGCACGTCCTCCCGGTCCTCCCGTCCCGATCCTCCTGGTCCTCCCGGTCCTCCCATCCCGATCCTCCTGGTCCTCCCGGTCCTCCCATCCCGATCCTCCCGGTCCTCCCGAGCCTCCCCATCCTGGTCCTCCCGGTCCTCCCGGTCCTCCCCATCCCGGTCCTCCCGATCCTCCCCATCCTGATCCTCCCGGTCCTCCCGGTCCTCCCCGTCCCGATCCTCCCGGTCCTCCCATCCCGATCCTCCCGGTCCTCCCCGTCCCGATCCTCCCGGTCCTCCCATCCCGATCCTCCCGGTCCTCCCCGTCCCGATCCTCCCGGTCCTCCCATCCCGATCCTCCCGGTCCTCCCCGTCCCGATCCTCCCGATCCTCCCGGTCCTCTCCGTCCCGATCCTCCTGAtcc
This genomic window from Phaenicophaeus curvirostris isolate KB17595 chromosome 1, BPBGC_Pcur_1.0, whole genome shotgun sequence contains:
- the IFNAR2 gene encoding interferon alpha/beta receptor 2, which gives rise to MEEPMHFYQVVFISILSTVCCSLPERFLEVRPHSLQMESYNFHHVLSWQAKRDPTVPTYYRVLYTDRRNWKTAEQCSNITQLSCNLTDDFKEVHTQYFSLVQSIIGTKVFNSSSSLHFQPITDTILGPPEVNISSCQNCINVTIKLPTSHLRIHKTLRSLIDIYGVLEYSITLKTLDGEHKRPPEETTKETFSTVIEELYPNRNYCVSVMVTASINKRSIPSAWKCVTVNAVAQQDYNMVTIAGAVCFSLVLAGALKCLHAGGYILQNKSLPRTLVFPRSLSFSCWTLESEDIDSVEILYKEVKKKANESSVGVSDEDDSSDGDSDAISNHGYTRRDIVSKVPHSSDMPDVFVQYSTNGTSGDTSSQTSENPEIDPGDSEEHEMDIEEDKDMSSELFNPLSEVNDNYSSRRNSACFTINLRTVLLRTSEENVDSSTALLFSQEDADDWQCSRAFESKPLDDIGSVQKPRGQNGSHEWQNSSHSSDESDSSDSDMDQKTEYLRR